One Pyrus communis chromosome 13, drPyrComm1.1, whole genome shotgun sequence genomic window carries:
- the LOC137713681 gene encoding TATA-box-binding protein 1, with protein sequence MGDQGGLEESQPVDLSIHPSGIVPTLQNIVSTVNLDCKLDLKQIALQARNAEYNPKRFAAVIMRIREPKTTALIFASGKMVCTGAKSEQQSKLAARKYARIIQKLGFNAKFKDFKIQNIVGSCDVKFPIRLEGLAYSHGAFSSYEPELFPGLIYRMKQPKIVLLIFVSGKIVITGAKVRDDTYKAFENIYPVLTEFRKVQQ encoded by the exons ATGGGGGATCAAGGTGGATTAGAAGAGAGCCAACCTGTGGATCTTTCCATTCACCCCTCTGGCATCGTTCCCACTCTTCa GAATATCGTATCTACAGTTAACTTGGATTGTAAATTGGATCTTAAGCAAATTGCGTTGCAAGCTCGAAATGCAGAGTACAACCCCAAG CGTTTTGCTGCTGTAATTATGAGAATAAGGGAGCCTAAAACTACAGCTTTGATTTTTGCCTCTGGGAAGATG GTATGCACCGGTGCAAAAAGTGAACAGCAATCAAAACTGGCAGCGAGGAAG TATGCCCGAATCATCCAGAAGCTTGGGTTTAATGCTAAGTtcaag GATTTCAAGATTCAAAATATTGTTGGCTCCTGTGATGTTAAATTCCCGATAAGACTTGAGGGTCTTGCCTACTCCCATGGTGCCTTTTCAAGT TATGAGCCAGAGCTTTTCCCGGGGCTGATATATCGAATGAAGCAGCCGAAGATTGTTCTTCTTATATTTGTGTCAGGGAAAATTGTTATTACGGGTGCAAAG GTGAGGGATGACACATACAAGGCCTTTGAAAACATATACCCTGTCCTTACAGAGTTCAGGAAGGTCCAGCAATG A